One region of Thermus thermamylovorans genomic DNA includes:
- a CDS encoding acyl-CoA dehydrogenase family protein: MEQLARRFARERVLPQAAELDREARFPRALFREAGELGFPTLVVPEAWGGAGLGPEALVLVAEELAYACTGVAAALLLNNLVADALLLSGSPYAQGFLPRLREEVASYALTEPHAGSDVANLRTRAERVAGGYRLYGRKTWISHAPEAAFFVVFARVAEGREGIAAFLVERGAGVEVGPPLPKLGQKASPAAEVALEGAFVPEEGLIAREGFRLAMRVFNRSRPMVAALAVGLLQRALDEALAYAAMREAFGRPLLEHEGVGFKLSEIHMDLEAARLLTLKAADLAERGEENALEAATAKAFAADAAVRGVSEALQVFGGNGYSEEYPLAKLYRDAKVLQIYEGTSEIQRLIILRELARRRTWESR, from the coding sequence ATAGAGCAACTGGCCCGGCGCTTCGCCCGGGAGCGGGTGCTCCCGCAGGCGGCGGAGCTGGACCGGGAAGCCCGCTTCCCCCGGGCCCTTTTCCGGGAGGCCGGGGAGCTGGGTTTCCCCACCCTGGTGGTGCCGGAGGCCTGGGGTGGAGCGGGCCTGGGCCCCGAGGCCCTGGTCCTGGTGGCCGAGGAGCTGGCCTACGCCTGTACGGGGGTGGCGGCGGCCCTCCTCCTCAACAACCTGGTGGCGGACGCCCTCCTCCTCTCGGGAAGCCCTTACGCCCAGGGATTTCTCCCTAGGCTCAGGGAGGAGGTGGCCTCCTACGCCCTCACCGAGCCCCACGCGGGCTCGGACGTGGCCAACTTGCGCACCCGGGCGGAGAGGGTGGCTGGGGGGTACCGCCTCTACGGGCGGAAGACCTGGATCAGCCACGCCCCGGAGGCGGCTTTTTTCGTGGTCTTCGCCCGGGTGGCGGAAGGGCGGGAGGGGATCGCCGCCTTCCTGGTGGAGCGGGGGGCAGGGGTGGAGGTGGGGCCTCCTTTGCCCAAGCTGGGGCAGAAGGCCTCCCCAGCGGCGGAGGTGGCCCTGGAGGGGGCTTTTGTGCCCGAGGAGGGCCTCATCGCCCGGGAGGGCTTTAGGCTCGCCATGCGGGTCTTCAACCGCTCGAGGCCCATGGTGGCCGCCTTGGCCGTGGGGCTTTTGCAAAGGGCTTTGGACGAGGCCCTGGCCTACGCCGCCATGCGGGAAGCCTTTGGCAGGCCCCTCTTGGAGCACGAGGGGGTGGGGTTTAAGCTTTCGGAGATCCACATGGACCTGGAGGCCGCTCGTCTCCTCACCCTCAAGGCCGCCGACCTGGCGGAACGGGGCGAGGAGAACGCCTTGGAGGCGGCCACGGCCAAGGCCTTCGCCGCCGACGCCGCGGTGCGGGGGGTTTCGGAGGCCCTCCAGGTCTTTGGCGGTAACGGCTACAGCGAGGAGTATCCCTTGGCCAAGCTGTACCGGGACGCCAAGGTGCTCCAGATCTACGAGGGCACCTCGGAGATCCAGAGGCTCATCATCCTGCGGGAGCTGGCAAGGAGGCGGACATGGGAGAGCCGGTGA
- a CDS encoding GGDEF domain-containing protein: protein MAQDPEIWPALGRLYWRLALLPAVWFPVVVLYGGPVMLGATLLYWASLPVTYGLARLTGRERLAVSLHLGVAVFTALWSLVSPPEGVVQGLSGDGWRLGVMAFYTVGAFALAAFAGWPGLVLGLVYALFAPWPQGETRFLVAAGTVLAGVGGLSVGAMASRLEALQRLIRTEALTDSLTGLANRRSLERDFPRFQALAAREGLSLLLSLWDLDNLKGINDREGHRAGDAHLVRFAQVLREEVREGDALYRIGGDEFVGLHLGLEDGASLEERVHARFPSVSVGFCPAGTQGLPQALAAADEQMYGKKGR from the coding sequence ATGGCCCAAGACCCAGAGATATGGCCGGCCCTGGGCCGTCTGTACTGGCGCCTGGCCTTGCTCCCGGCGGTCTGGTTCCCCGTGGTGGTCCTCTACGGGGGACCGGTGATGCTGGGGGCTACCCTCCTCTACTGGGCAAGCCTACCGGTTACCTATGGCTTGGCCAGGCTCACCGGGAGGGAACGCCTGGCGGTGTCCCTGCACCTGGGGGTGGCCGTGTTCACCGCCCTCTGGAGCCTGGTGAGCCCTCCTGAGGGGGTGGTCCAGGGCCTTTCCGGGGACGGATGGCGGCTTGGGGTTATGGCCTTCTACACTGTGGGCGCTTTTGCCCTTGCCGCTTTTGCTGGCTGGCCGGGGCTGGTTCTGGGTCTGGTCTACGCCCTTTTCGCTCCCTGGCCCCAGGGGGAAACCCGCTTTCTCGTGGCCGCGGGCACCGTGCTGGCTGGGGTGGGGGGCCTCAGCGTGGGGGCTATGGCGAGCCGCCTCGAGGCCCTGCAGCGCCTGATCCGGACCGAGGCCCTTACCGATTCCCTCACGGGTTTGGCCAACCGCCGCTCCCTGGAGCGGGACTTCCCCCGCTTTCAGGCCCTGGCGGCGCGGGAGGGGCTTTCGCTCCTCCTTTCCCTTTGGGACTTGGATAACCTCAAGGGCATTAATGACCGGGAGGGGCACAGGGCAGGGGACGCCCACCTGGTCCGCTTTGCCCAGGTCTTGCGAGAGGAGGTCCGGGAGGGAGATGCCCTGTACCGTATCGGGGGGGACGAGTTCGTGGGCTTGCACCTGGGCTTGGAGGACGGGGCCTCCCTGGAGGAGCGGGTCCACGCCCGCTTTCCCTCGGTTTCCGTGGGGTTTTGCCCTGCGGGCACCCAGGGGTTGCCTCAGGCCCTGGCGGCGGCGGACGAGCAGATGTACGGCAAGAAGGGAAGGTGA
- the lepA gene encoding translation elongation factor 4, protein MERMESHRIRNFSIIAHVDHGKSTLADRILQLTHAVSEREMREQFLDSLELERERGITIKASAVRVNYRARDGEIYVFHLIDTPGHVDFTYEVSRALAAVEGVLLVVDASQGVEAETLAKFYMALEHGHAMIPVINKIDLPNARPLEVALEVEEVLGLPADEAIFASGKTGEGVEAILEAIVQRIPPPKGDPEAPLKALIFDSLYDAYQGVIPYLRLFEGRVRPGDRIRVWSTGKEFTVDKVGVFTPQGLVPTEELTAGEVGWLVAAIRDIHDVQVGDTITLALRPTDAPYPGFRPAKPVVFAGLYPVESGDYGKLRDALEKLKLNDAALTFEPETSTALGFGFRCGFLGLLHAEIVQERLEREFGLELIATAPSVVYRVRLKGGEELEVHNPADLPDPAKMEEILEPYVKLTLFTPEEYVGAIMGLVQEKRGRLVNMTYLPGAQKRVELVYEAPFAEILYDFHDRLKSLSRGYASMDYEQIGYGPGDLVKVNVLVHGEPVDALAFIAHREKAYAMARAIVDKLAEVIPRQLFEVPIQAAIGGKIIARATVKALRKDVLAKCYGGDVTRKKKLLEKQKEGKKRLKAIGKVEVPQEAFLAVLSAGRDES, encoded by the coding sequence ATGGAAAGGATGGAGAGCCACCGCATCCGCAACTTCTCCATCATCGCCCACGTGGACCATGGGAAGTCCACCCTGGCCGACCGCATCCTGCAGCTCACCCACGCGGTGAGCGAGCGGGAGATGCGGGAGCAGTTTTTGGACTCCCTGGAGCTGGAACGCGAGCGGGGCATCACCATCAAGGCCAGCGCCGTGCGGGTGAACTACCGCGCCAGGGACGGGGAAATCTACGTCTTCCACCTCATCGATACCCCGGGGCACGTGGACTTCACCTACGAGGTCTCCCGGGCCCTGGCGGCGGTGGAGGGGGTCTTGCTGGTGGTGGACGCCAGCCAGGGGGTGGAGGCGGAGACCCTGGCCAAGTTCTACATGGCCCTGGAGCACGGCCACGCGATGATCCCGGTCATCAACAAGATCGACCTGCCCAACGCCCGCCCCCTGGAGGTGGCCCTCGAGGTGGAGGAGGTCCTGGGCCTCCCCGCGGACGAGGCCATCTTCGCCTCGGGGAAGACGGGGGAAGGGGTGGAGGCGATCCTCGAGGCCATCGTCCAGCGCATCCCGCCCCCCAAGGGGGACCCGGAAGCCCCCCTGAAGGCCCTCATCTTCGACTCCCTTTACGACGCCTACCAGGGGGTCATCCCCTACCTGCGCCTCTTCGAAGGAAGGGTGCGCCCCGGGGACCGCATCCGCGTCTGGTCCACGGGAAAGGAGTTCACCGTGGACAAGGTGGGGGTCTTCACCCCGCAAGGCCTCGTGCCCACCGAGGAGCTCACCGCAGGGGAGGTGGGCTGGCTCGTGGCCGCCATCCGCGACATCCACGACGTGCAGGTGGGGGACACCATCACCCTGGCCCTCCGCCCCACCGACGCCCCCTACCCCGGCTTCCGCCCCGCCAAGCCCGTGGTCTTCGCCGGGCTCTACCCGGTGGAGTCCGGGGACTACGGCAAGCTCCGGGACGCCCTGGAAAAGCTCAAGCTCAACGACGCCGCCCTCACCTTCGAGCCGGAGACCTCCACCGCCTTGGGCTTCGGCTTCCGCTGCGGCTTCCTGGGGCTCCTCCATGCGGAGATCGTCCAGGAACGCTTGGAGCGGGAGTTCGGCCTGGAGCTCATCGCCACCGCCCCCAGCGTGGTCTACCGGGTGCGCCTGAAGGGCGGGGAGGAGCTGGAGGTGCACAACCCCGCCGACCTCCCCGACCCGGCGAAGATGGAGGAGATCCTCGAACCCTACGTGAAGCTCACCCTCTTCACCCCGGAGGAGTACGTGGGGGCCATCATGGGACTGGTGCAGGAGAAGCGGGGCCGCCTGGTGAACATGACCTACCTCCCTGGGGCCCAGAAGCGGGTAGAGCTGGTCTACGAGGCTCCCTTTGCCGAGATCCTCTACGACTTCCACGACCGCCTCAAGAGCCTCTCCCGGGGCTACGCCTCCATGGACTACGAGCAGATCGGGTACGGGCCCGGGGATCTGGTCAAGGTCAACGTGCTGGTGCACGGGGAGCCCGTGGACGCCCTCGCCTTCATCGCCCACCGGGAGAAGGCCTACGCCATGGCCCGGGCCATCGTGGACAAGTTGGCCGAGGTCATCCCCAGGCAGCTTTTCGAGGTGCCCATCCAGGCGGCCATCGGGGGTAAGATCATCGCCCGGGCCACGGTGAAGGCCCTGAGGAAGGATGTCCTGGCCAAGTGCTACGGCGGGGACGTGACCCGGAAGAAGAAGCTCCTGGAAAAGCAGAAAGAGGGCAAGAAAAGGCTCAAGGCCATCGGCAAGGTGGAGGTGCCCCAGGAGGCCTTCCTGGCGGTGCTCTCGGCGGGACGGGATGAGTCTTAG
- a CDS encoding sensor histidine kinase produces MSLRARLALVIALLAFLPNLVLALTLGLMGEGPWLPLLLWLLLLALVSALVGFFLAKGLLKPLEELARAVAYLSLKEGPVSELRLPAPKEPPPGEVALLRARFGELLERLRSLAEAREAFYGALAHDLKTPLLSAIRALEYLEKADGLGRERRVELLGQLREELSRAYRLVENLLALSRLEARTPQGETLNLRALAEDLLLRYREEAARRGIALSAEGGGLARGERLLVERALANLLDNALRHARARVRVRVEEGALAVEDDGPGLSLPLEALAQPFRQGGGNRGSAGLGLYTARRVAEAHGGRLSPCRGGLGGACLRLELPKASQL; encoded by the coding sequence ATGAGTCTTAGAGCAAGGCTCGCCCTGGTCATCGCCCTTCTGGCCTTTTTGCCCAATCTGGTCCTGGCCCTTACCCTGGGGCTCATGGGGGAAGGCCCCTGGCTTCCCCTCCTCCTCTGGCTCCTCCTTCTGGCCCTGGTTTCCGCCCTGGTGGGCTTTTTCCTGGCCAAGGGCCTCCTCAAGCCCCTGGAGGAGCTTGCCCGGGCCGTGGCCTACCTCTCCCTCAAGGAGGGGCCGGTGAGCGAGCTCCGGCTTCCCGCCCCCAAGGAGCCCCCGCCCGGAGAGGTGGCCCTCCTCCGGGCCCGCTTCGGAGAGCTTCTGGAGCGGCTAAGGAGCCTCGCAGAGGCCCGGGAGGCCTTTTACGGCGCCCTTGCCCACGACCTCAAGACCCCTCTCCTATCCGCCATCCGCGCCCTGGAGTACCTGGAGAAGGCGGACGGCCTGGGCAGGGAAAGGCGGGTGGAGCTTTTGGGCCAGCTCCGGGAGGAGCTCAGTAGGGCCTACCGCCTGGTGGAAAACCTCCTGGCCCTCTCCCGCCTCGAGGCCCGCACCCCCCAGGGGGAGACCCTGAACCTCAGGGCCTTGGCGGAAGACCTCCTCCTGCGCTACCGGGAGGAGGCGGCAAGGCGGGGCATCGCCCTCTCCGCGGAGGGAGGGGGCCTGGCCCGGGGGGAAAGGCTCCTGGTGGAGCGGGCCCTGGCAAACCTCCTGGACAATGCCCTCCGCCACGCCCGAGCCCGGGTGCGGGTGCGGGTGGAGGAAGGGGCCTTGGCGGTGGAAGACGACGGCCCCGGGCTTTCCCTGCCTCTGGAGGCCCTGGCCCAGCCCTTTCGCCAAGGGGGGGGAAACCGGGGGAGCGCGGGGCTTGGCCTCTACACCGCCAGGCGGGTGGCGGAGGCCCACGGGGGGAGACTCAGCCCCTGCCGAGGGGGCTTGGGGGGAGCCTGCCTGCGCCTGGAGCTCCCCAAAGCCAGCCAGCTCTAA
- the sdaAB gene encoding L-serine ammonia-lyase, iron-sulfur-dependent subunit beta: MDLLDMIGPVMVGPSSSHTAGACRLALLARHLLGEKPKRVQFGLHGSFAKTGKGHGTHLALAAGVLGLRPDDERLKRSLELAEEEGVEVVFQEVELGDVHPNTVRIALEGEKERLLITGSSLGGGLVRVFDLDGFEVRITGAMPTLVVRNVDTPGVVARVARILADDEVNIAYLTVSRKRRGGEAMMSLEVDRPLSEVPLRYLEHLSYILWVRQIPAVMD; encoded by the coding sequence ATGGACCTTTTGGACATGATCGGGCCGGTGATGGTGGGGCCCTCCTCCAGCCACACCGCCGGGGCCTGCCGCCTGGCCCTTTTGGCCCGCCATCTGCTCGGGGAGAAGCCCAAGCGGGTGCAGTTCGGCCTGCACGGCTCCTTCGCCAAGACCGGCAAGGGCCACGGCACCCACCTGGCCCTGGCGGCGGGGGTCTTGGGTTTGCGGCCTGACGACGAGCGGCTCAAAAGGAGCCTGGAGCTGGCGGAGGAGGAAGGGGTGGAGGTGGTTTTCCAGGAGGTGGAGCTGGGGGACGTCCACCCCAACACCGTGCGCATAGCCCTGGAGGGGGAGAAGGAGCGTTTGCTGATCACGGGAAGCTCCCTGGGCGGGGGGCTGGTGCGGGTCTTTGACCTGGACGGGTTTGAGGTGCGCATCACCGGGGCCATGCCCACCCTGGTGGTGCGCAACGTGGACACCCCGGGGGTGGTGGCCCGGGTGGCCCGCATCCTGGCGGACGACGAGGTGAACATCGCCTACCTCACCGTAAGCCGCAAGCGGCGGGGTGGGGAGGCCATGATGAGCCTCGAGGTGGACCGCCCCCTTTCCGAGGTTCCCCTGAGGTACCTGGAGCACCTCTCCTACATCCTCTGGGTGCGGCAGATCCCCGCGGTGATGGACTGA
- a CDS encoding dihydrodipicolinate synthase family protein, whose translation MILPPIPTPFDRQGRLDTAAFRELAEALEPLVDGLLIYGSNGEGVHLTPEERARGLRALSPRKPFLVGLMEESLPQAERALQEAKEAGALAVLATPPRYYHGSLGEGLLAYYRALAEKIPLFLYHVPQNTKVDLPLAAVEALAQHPQVLGIKDSGGDMARLAFYQAHLRDFRVYTGHAPTFLAALALGAEGGILAAANLAPRAYRALLEAFRAGRLEEAQALQKRLFPLGDLLARGGVPLLKQALRHLGLPAGYPRPPYPGESPLWREFLPVLENLRELGGTP comes from the coding sequence ATGATCCTGCCCCCCATCCCCACCCCCTTTGATCGGCAAGGCCGCCTGGACACCGCGGCCTTCCGCGAACTGGCCGAGGCCCTGGAACCCTTAGTGGATGGGCTGCTCATTTACGGCTCCAACGGGGAGGGTGTCCACCTCACCCCGGAGGAGCGGGCCCGGGGCCTAAGGGCCTTAAGCCCCAGGAAGCCCTTCCTGGTAGGCCTCATGGAGGAAAGCCTGCCCCAGGCGGAAAGGGCCCTCCAGGAGGCTAAGGAGGCGGGGGCCCTGGCCGTCTTGGCCACCCCGCCCCGCTACTACCACGGAAGCCTTGGGGAAGGCCTTCTGGCCTACTACCGTGCCCTGGCGGAGAAGATACCCCTTTTCCTCTACCACGTGCCCCAGAACACCAAGGTGGACCTGCCCCTCGCCGCGGTGGAAGCCCTGGCCCAACACCCGCAGGTCCTGGGCATCAAGGACTCCGGCGGGGATATGGCCCGCCTGGCCTTCTACCAGGCCCACCTCAGGGACTTCCGGGTCTATACCGGCCACGCCCCCACCTTCCTGGCGGCCTTGGCCCTGGGAGCGGAAGGGGGGATCCTGGCCGCCGCCAACCTGGCCCCCCGGGCCTACCGGGCCCTGCTGGAGGCCTTCCGGGCTGGCCGCCTCGAGGAAGCCCAGGCCCTGCAGAAGCGGCTCTTCCCCTTGGGGGACCTCCTCGCCAGGGGCGGGGTGCCCCTCCTCAAGCAGGCCCTAAGGCACCTGGGCCTGCCCGCGGGCTACCCCAGGCCTCCCTACCCGGGGGAAAGCCCCCTTTGGCGGGAGTTTCTGCCGGTCCTGGAAAACTTGCGGGAATTGGGAGGGACCCCATGA
- a CDS encoding dipeptide ABC transporter ATP-binding protein — protein MPFLEVQGLTLRYASPRGPVRAVEGVSLVLERGETLGVVGESGSGKSSLALALMRLLPRNVALFRGRVHLEGRDLTALPEEVFRKEVRWRRMALVLQGGRGLNPVLRVGDQVVERLLLEGVSRKEAWARAEVLLGRVGLEGEVLGRYPFELSGGMRQRVLLAMALALTPPLLLLDEPTSALDVSVQAQVVNLLKALQGELGLALFFITHDLALASEVADRLAVLYAGQVVELGELEAVLTAPAHPYTQALLASLPRLRGASWPRALEGVPPDPAALPPGCAFASRCPWAFARCHREVPPGFPGPRGQMVRCWLFGPEPVRVPSLSVLVPAPPPALGPPGEPLLCLEGVRVHFRARRGLLGGVWVRAVEGVSLTLHRGETLALVGESGSGKTTLGRASLRLLPLVGGRVVFAGEDVTRLPEPRLKAFRRRAQAVFQDPYAALSPYMRVLEVVEEPLLVHGFPPRERKERALAALEQVGLSPAQAFAERFPHTLSGGQRQRVALARALVLEPEYLVADEPVSMVDASGRAALLYLLRRLQEARGLALLYITHDLATARLLAHRTAVMYLGRVVELAPTARLLETPLHPYTQALLEAVPEPDPQNRLRLRPVLSGEPPSPSHPPSGCPFHPRCPQVLPGLCREVLPPLLEVAPGHLVACHLYPTGEGPSPSAENPGPRG, from the coding sequence GTGCCCTTTCTGGAGGTGCAAGGCCTCACCCTCCGCTATGCCAGCCCCCGCGGGCCGGTGCGGGCGGTGGAGGGGGTTTCTCTGGTCTTGGAGCGGGGGGAAACCCTGGGGGTGGTGGGGGAGTCGGGGAGCGGCAAGTCCAGCCTGGCCCTGGCCCTCATGCGCCTTCTTCCCCGGAATGTGGCCCTCTTCCGGGGAAGGGTCCACCTGGAGGGTCGGGACCTCACCGCTCTTCCCGAGGAGGTCTTCCGCAAGGAGGTGCGCTGGCGCCGGATGGCCCTGGTGCTCCAGGGAGGACGGGGTCTGAACCCGGTCCTGCGGGTGGGGGACCAGGTGGTGGAGCGCCTCCTCCTGGAGGGGGTTTCCCGCAAGGAGGCTTGGGCGCGGGCGGAGGTCCTCCTCGGGCGGGTGGGCCTGGAGGGGGAGGTCCTCGGGCGCTACCCCTTTGAGCTTTCCGGAGGGATGCGGCAGCGGGTCCTTCTGGCCATGGCCCTGGCCCTCACGCCCCCCCTTCTCCTCCTGGACGAGCCCACCAGCGCCCTGGACGTTTCCGTCCAGGCCCAGGTGGTGAACCTCCTGAAGGCCCTGCAGGGGGAGCTCGGTTTGGCCCTGTTCTTCATCACCCACGACCTGGCCCTGGCCTCGGAGGTGGCGGACCGTCTGGCGGTGCTCTACGCGGGTCAGGTGGTGGAGCTGGGGGAGCTGGAGGCAGTCCTCACCGCCCCCGCTCACCCGTACACCCAGGCCCTTCTGGCCAGCCTTCCCCGACTGCGGGGGGCCTCCTGGCCCCGGGCCCTGGAGGGGGTTCCCCCGGATCCCGCCGCCCTGCCCCCGGGTTGTGCCTTTGCCTCCCGTTGCCCCTGGGCTTTTGCTCGCTGCCACCGGGAGGTGCCCCCCGGCTTCCCTGGCCCCCGGGGGCAGATGGTCCGCTGCTGGCTCTTCGGCCCCGAGCCGGTCAGGGTGCCTTCCCTGTCCGTCCTTGTCCCCGCTCCGCCCCCGGCCTTGGGGCCTCCGGGAGAGCCCCTGCTGTGCCTGGAGGGGGTGCGGGTCCACTTCCGGGCCCGCAGGGGGCTTCTCGGGGGGGTGTGGGTGCGGGCGGTGGAGGGGGTGAGCCTCACCCTGCACCGGGGAGAGACCCTGGCCTTGGTGGGGGAGTCTGGGAGCGGGAAGACCACCTTGGGCCGGGCCTCCTTGCGCCTTCTGCCCCTGGTGGGGGGCCGGGTGGTCTTCGCGGGGGAGGACGTGACCCGTCTCCCCGAGCCCCGGCTCAAGGCTTTCCGCCGCCGGGCCCAGGCGGTCTTTCAGGACCCCTATGCCGCCCTGAGCCCCTACATGCGGGTCCTAGAGGTGGTGGAGGAACCCCTCCTGGTCCACGGCTTCCCCCCAAGGGAGCGCAAGGAGCGGGCGCTAGCGGCCCTGGAACAGGTGGGGCTCTCCCCGGCCCAAGCCTTTGCCGAGCGCTTCCCCCACACCCTTTCCGGGGGGCAGCGGCAGCGGGTGGCCCTGGCCCGGGCTCTGGTCCTGGAACCGGAGTACCTGGTGGCCGATGAACCGGTTTCTATGGTGGACGCCAGCGGCCGGGCGGCCCTTTTGTACCTCCTCCGCCGTCTGCAGGAGGCGAGGGGCCTGGCCCTCCTCTACATCACCCACGACCTGGCCACCGCCCGCTTGCTGGCCCACCGGACGGCGGTCATGTACCTGGGCCGGGTGGTGGAGCTGGCGCCCACCGCCCGCCTCCTAGAAACCCCCCTCCATCCCTATACCCAAGCCCTGTTGGAGGCGGTCCCCGAGCCCGATCCCCAAAACCGCCTTCGTCTGCGGCCCGTCCTTTCCGGGGAGCCGCCGAGCCCCAGCCATCCCCCTTCCGGCTGCCCCTTCCATCCCCGTTGCCCCCAGGTCCTTCCTGGCCTATGCCGGGAGGTACTGCCCCCTTTGCTAGAGGTGGCCCCCGGCCACCTGGTGGCCTGCCACCTCTACCCTACAGGGGAAGGGCCATCGCCATCCGCAGAAAACCCGGGACCTCGAGGGTGA
- a CDS encoding ABC transporter permease, with translation MTRGILPALWQTPPGRAGLLLLAPLVLGALLAWLAYPRDFGPRLWHNPAAWADFPKAVPPAWTAPFTGRVPHRVLEAREPSREVFDPVFRLGFSLRGPSPVYLVLALGEVVYWEAPPLVEVVLVRPDGEVLLHREVLPGPLPGETPPFRRHFQEPWRRFLGEGLEVAEALESFFRARYGFGHLPLDLPGALFARPGPGGILLPLEGEYQVVVRLRGAHPEDWVGWVRLVLGGEAYGLMGTDTLGRDLIHGLLYGLPLALAIGLSVALWSTALGAFLGLWSGYAGGATDTLIQRLADVLNNLPLLPLLIFLVFVLGANLWITLLVLVAFSWPGLAILVRSAVLQLRAGLEVEAARALGAGPFHILRRHVLPHLVPYLLLQGVFAVPGAILAEAGLSFLGLGDPSLPTWGQMLEAGFRTGAVFLGYWWWVVPPGLLLALTALAFMLLAMGLEALVDPRLRRGG, from the coding sequence ATGACTAGGGGGATCCTCCCTGCCCTCTGGCAAACCCCCCCAGGGCGGGCGGGTCTTCTCCTCCTGGCCCCTTTGGTCCTGGGGGCCCTGCTTGCCTGGCTGGCCTACCCCCGGGACTTCGGCCCCCGCCTGTGGCACAACCCCGCGGCCTGGGCCGACTTCCCCAAAGCGGTCCCGCCCGCTTGGACCGCACCCTTCACCGGCCGCGTTCCTCACCGGGTTCTGGAGGCTCGGGAGCCCTCGCGGGAGGTTTTCGACCCCGTTTTCCGCCTGGGTTTTTCCCTCCGGGGCCCTTCCCCCGTCTACCTGGTCCTGGCCCTGGGAGAGGTGGTCTACTGGGAGGCTCCGCCCCTGGTGGAGGTGGTCCTGGTGCGGCCCGATGGGGAGGTGCTCCTCCACCGGGAGGTGCTCCCCGGACCCCTGCCCGGGGAGACCCCTCCCTTCAGGCGCCACTTCCAGGAGCCCTGGCGGCGCTTCCTGGGGGAAGGGCTGGAGGTGGCCGAGGCCCTGGAGAGCTTCTTTAGGGCCCGGTACGGGTTCGGCCACCTCCCCTTGGACCTCCCGGGGGCGCTTTTCGCCCGGCCGGGACCCGGGGGGATCCTCCTCCCCCTGGAGGGGGAGTACCAGGTGGTGGTCCGCCTCCGGGGGGCCCACCCCGAGGACTGGGTGGGCTGGGTGCGCCTGGTCTTAGGCGGGGAGGCCTACGGGCTTATGGGCACGGACACCCTGGGCCGGGACCTGATCCACGGCCTCCTGTATGGCCTGCCCCTCGCCTTGGCCATCGGGCTGAGCGTGGCCCTATGGAGCACCGCCTTGGGGGCTTTCCTCGGGCTTTGGAGCGGGTACGCGGGCGGGGCCACCGACACCCTGATCCAGCGGCTGGCCGATGTGCTGAACAACCTGCCTCTCCTGCCCCTTCTCATCTTTCTGGTCTTCGTCCTGGGGGCTAACCTCTGGATCACCCTCCTGGTCCTGGTGGCCTTTAGCTGGCCCGGGCTCGCCATCCTGGTCCGTTCGGCGGTCCTCCAGCTTAGGGCCGGCTTGGAGGTGGAGGCGGCCCGGGCCCTGGGGGCGGGGCCTTTCCACATCCTCCGGCGCCACGTCCTGCCCCACCTGGTTCCCTACCTGCTTCTGCAAGGGGTCTTCGCTGTGCCCGGGGCCATCCTGGCTGAGGCCGGCCTCAGCTTCCTGGGCCTTGGGGACCCCTCCTTACCCACCTGGGGCCAGATGCTGGAGGCGGGTTTCCGCACGGGGGCGGTCTTCCTGGGCTACTGGTGGTGGGTGGTGCCCCCCGGCCTCCTGCTGGCCCTTACCGCCTTGGCCTTCATGCTCCTGGCCATGGGCCTCGAGGCCCTGGTGGACCCCCGGCTCCGCCGAGGAGGGTGA
- a CDS encoding ABC transporter permease, which yields MVPSLLRPLLSRLLSLLAVLLLVLVLLVTLLGATGFSERMLQAAIGEELRTLRGQLAEGIRDPLELERALETRRQELERAYGLDRPWYHRLPGLALRVLRLDLGDARVLRSTAGSSRVRDILLERLPNTLILLTTALVLSAFLGIALGVWLSARAGSSWDRFVAYLAAVSGGLPTWWVGILLILLFSFTLRLFPSGGMYSLPPPEGGLARLLDLAWHATLPVLTLVLVSVGPYAYSVRSLLLSVAQGDHVLLARAKGLPERLVLYRHVLRVAAPPILTGLILGLAGSLGGSILVETVFGWQGMGRLYYEATVGTPDEGVILALTYFYALLYVGVRMVLEVLYVLLDPRVRYD from the coding sequence ATGGTCCCTTCCCTGCTTCGTCCCCTCCTTTCCCGCCTCCTTAGCCTCCTGGCCGTCCTACTCCTGGTCCTGGTCCTTTTGGTGACCCTCCTCGGGGCCACAGGCTTCTCGGAGCGGATGCTCCAGGCGGCCATCGGGGAGGAGCTCCGGACCCTAAGAGGCCAGTTGGCCGAGGGCATCCGCGACCCCTTGGAGCTGGAGCGGGCCCTGGAAACCCGGCGCCAGGAGCTGGAGCGGGCTTACGGCCTGGATCGCCCATGGTACCATCGCCTCCCGGGCTTAGCTCTCCGCGTCCTGCGGCTGGACCTGGGGGACGCCCGGGTCCTCCGCAGCACCGCGGGCAGCAGCCGGGTGAGGGACATCCTCCTGGAGAGGCTGCCCAACACCCTAATCCTCCTCACCACCGCCCTAGTCCTGAGCGCTTTCCTGGGGATCGCCCTGGGGGTTTGGCTTTCCGCCCGGGCGGGGAGTTCCTGGGACCGCTTCGTGGCGTACCTGGCCGCGGTGAGCGGAGGCCTGCCCACCTGGTGGGTGGGGATCCTTCTCATCCTGCTCTTCTCCTTTACCCTGCGCCTCTTCCCTTCCGGGGGGATGTACTCCCTGCCCCCCCCTGAGGGAGGCCTGGCCCGGCTTTTGGACCTGGCCTGGCACGCCACCCTGCCCGTCCTGACCCTGGTCCTGGTGAGCGTAGGGCCCTACGCTTATTCGGTGCGAAGCCTCCTCCTCTCCGTGGCCCAAGGGGACCATGTCCTCCTGGCCCGGGCCAAGGGGTTGCCGGAGCGGCTGGTCCTCTACCGCCACGTCCTGCGGGTGGCTGCCCCGCCCATCCTCACCGGGCTGATCCTGGGACTGGCGGGCTCCTTGGGGGGTTCCATCCTGGTGGAAACGGTCTTCGGTTGGCAAGGCATGGGGCGGCTCTATTACGAGGCCACGGTGGGTACCCCGGACGAGGGGGTGATCCTGGCCCTTACCTACTTCTACGCCCTGCTTTACGTGGGGGTGCGCATGGTCCTGGAAGTCCTCTACGTCCTGCTGGATCCCAGGGTGCGGTATGACTAG